The following proteins are co-located in the Paludibaculum fermentans genome:
- a CDS encoding glycosyltransferase has translation MKVAIVHDWSVGYAGSERVVEQLIALFPQADLHFVADFIPDAQRAFLAGKTPTTTFIQNLPWARRLVRHYLPLMPMAVETIDLSGYDVILSSSHAVAKGVLSAPGQIHICYCHTPLRYAWDLQHEYLREAGLTHGIRRAAAIGILHYLRLWDVRTAHGVDRFVANSNFIAGRIRRVYSRDSVVVYPPVDTEYYTLSDDKRSYYFTASRLVPYKRIGLLLDAFRQMPGRRLLVAGDGPDLDRYRRAAPTNVELLGPVPRSSLRQLMQHARAFVFAAEEDFGIVLAEAQACGTPAICYGRGGALDIVVDEQTGLFFRQPTAESLRETVGRFEARTARWDSHHIRRNALRFSIQSFRDNFLQVFHSATHAPEEECGPLQVGS, from the coding sequence GTGAAGGTCGCCATCGTGCACGACTGGTCAGTCGGCTACGCCGGCTCGGAACGCGTAGTCGAGCAGCTCATCGCCCTATTCCCACAGGCGGACCTCCACTTTGTCGCCGACTTCATACCCGACGCACAGCGCGCCTTCCTCGCCGGAAAGACGCCCACCACGACATTCATCCAGAACCTGCCCTGGGCCCGCCGCCTGGTTCGCCACTATCTGCCGCTCATGCCTATGGCTGTGGAGACCATCGACCTCTCCGGCTATGACGTCATCCTTTCCAGCTCGCACGCCGTGGCGAAGGGCGTCCTGAGCGCCCCCGGTCAAATTCACATCTGCTACTGCCACACTCCGCTGCGCTACGCCTGGGACCTTCAGCACGAATACCTCCGCGAGGCCGGCCTCACCCACGGGATTCGTCGAGCGGCCGCCATCGGCATCCTGCACTACCTCCGCCTCTGGGACGTCCGCACGGCCCATGGAGTCGACCGCTTCGTCGCCAACTCCAACTTCATCGCCGGCCGCATCCGGCGTGTCTATAGCCGCGATTCCGTTGTTGTCTACCCCCCAGTGGATACGGAGTACTACACCCTCTCGGACGATAAGCGCAGTTATTACTTCACGGCTTCCCGCCTGGTCCCCTATAAGCGCATCGGCCTGCTGCTCGATGCCTTTCGTCAAATGCCCGGACGCCGCCTGCTGGTTGCTGGTGATGGTCCGGATCTGGACCGCTATCGCCGGGCTGCACCCACCAACGTGGAACTGTTGGGACCGGTGCCCCGGTCATCGCTGCGGCAGTTGATGCAACATGCCCGTGCGTTCGTGTTTGCGGCCGAAGAGGACTTTGGAATCGTCCTGGCCGAAGCGCAGGCGTGTGGAACACCGGCCATCTGTTACGGCCGCGGCGGAGCGCTCGATATCGTCGTCGACGAGCAAACAGGACTCTTCTTCCGCCAGCCGACGGCGGAGTCGCTCCGCGAAACCGTTGGCCGCTTTGAGGCTCGTACGGCCCGCTGGGATTCGCACCACATCCGCCGCAACGCCCTCCGCTTCAGCATCCAGTCCTTCCGGGACAACTTTCTCCAGGTGTTCCACTCGGCAACACACGCGCCGGAGGAGGAATGCGGCCCGCTGCAGGTGGGCTCATGA
- a CDS encoding glycosyltransferase family 4 protein: MPPLNEPLNILHITARADTGGGPEVIRQLIAGSPPDLRHYVACPADPPYWDRWRTLLGAGSLIAIPRRSFHPQVLTSLVRFAGQASIHLIHAHGFGGGLYARLLAVWLGRPCLHTFHGYYPRGCSGLIHRGIENLLAPFTTAGIAVSASEAARIGIGVPLLRGRLSVVPNGVLCPQAPPARATGGPLRIVAINRLEPQKNPLALIRVADLCARRMGHAGFQLRIVGDGPLRPAVEAEIRRRGLNSEVRLLGTLPDCRQELSVASLFLSTARWEGMSLALLEAMAHGVIPVVSRVMGNVDVVEDGVNGVLFAPGDLAAAAESIRLLAQDESRRTRLALQAHAAIARRFPVSGTIGAYAALYRELTAIEQPARLSAEVHP, translated from the coding sequence ATGCCGCCGCTCAATGAGCCGCTGAACATCCTCCACATCACGGCCCGTGCCGATACCGGCGGCGGCCCGGAAGTGATTCGGCAGTTGATCGCCGGCAGCCCACCGGATCTTCGTCACTACGTCGCCTGCCCGGCGGACCCGCCCTATTGGGACCGCTGGCGCACGTTGCTCGGCGCCGGGTCGCTGATCGCCATCCCCAGACGGAGCTTCCACCCCCAGGTCCTCACCAGTCTCGTTCGCTTCGCCGGGCAGGCGTCCATCCATCTGATCCATGCCCACGGCTTTGGCGGCGGCCTCTACGCCCGCCTGCTTGCTGTCTGGCTTGGCAGGCCATGCCTCCACACGTTCCATGGCTACTATCCGCGCGGCTGCTCGGGCCTGATCCACCGGGGCATCGAAAACCTGCTCGCTCCGTTCACCACAGCCGGGATCGCCGTTTCTGCATCTGAGGCCGCCCGTATTGGAATCGGAGTCCCGCTGCTCCGCGGCCGTCTCAGCGTTGTTCCCAATGGTGTACTGTGCCCGCAGGCTCCGCCCGCCCGCGCCACGGGTGGCCCGCTCCGCATCGTCGCCATCAACCGCCTGGAGCCGCAGAAGAACCCGCTGGCCCTGATCCGGGTGGCCGACCTTTGCGCCCGCCGCATGGGTCACGCCGGTTTTCAACTACGCATTGTGGGCGACGGCCCCCTGCGCCCCGCGGTCGAAGCCGAGATCCGCCGCCGGGGCCTGAACTCCGAAGTCCGGCTGCTGGGCACCTTGCCGGACTGCCGCCAGGAACTCTCCGTAGCCTCGCTCTTCCTCTCCACTGCCCGCTGGGAGGGAATGTCGCTCGCCTTGCTTGAGGCAATGGCCCACGGAGTCATCCCCGTCGTCTCGCGAGTGATGGGCAATGTCGATGTCGTAGAGGACGGAGTGAATGGGGTTCTATTCGCGCCAGGAGATCTGGCCGCCGCCGCCGAGTCGATCCGGCTCCTCGCGCAGGATGAATCCCGGCGGACCCGGCTTGCTCTTCAGGCGCATGCCGCCATCGCCCGCCGGTTCCCCGTCTCCGGCACCATCGGCGCTTATGCCGCGCTCTATCGGGAACTGACGGCGATCGAGCAGCCCGCGCGGCTGTCTGCTGAGGTCCACCCGTGA
- a CDS encoding glycosyltransferase, translated as MRPIAIAQVVGCMRRAGIETWLMNVVRRLDPRRFEFTFCVHAEHEADYDRELLDRGCRMVRIGCSKLSPAYPLALARCLQQAGPFDVIHSHEHQISGVILAVARSLGIPARIAHCHNDTSGNDSLPNLPRFTYRAVMRRLIRLHATRGLSCSELAAPSLFGPAWRRDSRFQILPYGFDFDRFDCARSNPSLRAELGIPSDRWVIGHVGRMEPQKNHSFLLQIAASLRDLDPRCHFLFVGDGKLRTAVESAIARYGLANRTTILRSRPDVPELLTNVMDCFLFPSLHEGLPLALIEAQAAGLPCVFSGTITREANLFPHSNEVLSLDRTPAEWAARILQLREFVVAEGPAQRVASLKKTPLAIEQSVRHLELLYGVPHAAAQ; from the coding sequence ATGCGGCCCATAGCCATCGCCCAAGTCGTCGGCTGCATGCGCCGCGCCGGCATAGAAACCTGGCTCATGAATGTCGTGCGCCGCCTGGACCCGCGCCGCTTCGAGTTCACCTTCTGCGTCCATGCCGAACACGAGGCCGACTACGATCGTGAACTGCTGGACCGCGGCTGCCGGATGGTGCGCATCGGCTGCTCGAAGCTTTCGCCGGCCTATCCGCTCGCCTTGGCGCGCTGTCTTCAGCAGGCCGGCCCGTTCGACGTGATCCATAGCCACGAACATCAGATCAGCGGGGTCATCCTCGCCGTCGCCCGCTCACTGGGCATTCCGGCGCGCATCGCGCATTGCCACAACGACACCTCCGGCAACGACAGCCTCCCCAACCTGCCACGCTTCACATACCGCGCCGTGATGCGCCGCCTCATTCGCCTCCACGCCACGCGCGGACTGTCCTGCAGCGAGCTCGCCGCGCCCTCTCTCTTCGGCCCCGCCTGGCGCCGCGACTCGCGCTTCCAGATCCTGCCCTACGGTTTCGACTTCGATCGTTTCGACTGCGCCCGTTCAAACCCCTCCCTGCGCGCGGAGCTGGGTATTCCTTCCGATCGATGGGTCATCGGCCATGTGGGCAGGATGGAGCCCCAGAAAAACCACAGCTTCCTGCTCCAGATCGCGGCCAGCTTGAGAGACCTCGACCCTCGCTGCCACTTCCTCTTTGTGGGCGACGGGAAACTGCGCACGGCTGTCGAATCCGCGATCGCCAGGTATGGCCTGGCGAACCGGACCACTATCTTACGCAGCCGGCCCGATGTGCCCGAACTTCTCACCAACGTCATGGACTGCTTTCTCTTCCCATCCCTGCACGAAGGGCTACCGCTGGCACTCATCGAAGCGCAGGCCGCCGGCTTGCCCTGCGTTTTCTCCGGCACGATCACACGCGAAGCCAACTTATTCCCCCACTCGAACGAGGTGCTATCCCTGGACCGTACTCCGGCGGAGTGGGCCGCCCGGATCCTGCAACTGCGTGAGTTCGTCGTCGCAGAAGGCCCCGCACAGCGCGTGGCCAGCTTGAAGAAGACGCCGCTGGCCATCGAGCAGAGCGTCCGCCACCTCGAATTGCTCTACGGAGTTCCTCATGCCGCCGCTCAATGA
- a CDS encoding glycosyltransferase family 2 protein produces the protein MNPFTVSRLHARPLVSVLVANHNYERWLGRALESLLAQTYPHWEAIVCDDGSSDDSRAIIAAYASRHARIRLVTQANAGMASALNTAFGGVRGELVALLDSDDEWLPGRLQAVVDRFYVTQQVGMVTHLVRAVHAGGQLLKPIHPRRLDSGWLAPSILSGREPGLPPCSGLTFHAEVARRIFPLPVHFRRCADKIAQDRAALLAPVSAIHWPLSLYRIHGANLTGLSGPCTLAALESNFEFLEQLWADRRAFVLAQHGFLPDSAPWRDIESAHLQLAHRLFTREPGAADYLSALPSSVQRQAWRLLLALPAPAAQAALRLWWSENAVKRVFRNSWDLLRQPA, from the coding sequence ATGAATCCGTTCACCGTTTCGCGCCTGCACGCCCGGCCCTTGGTGTCCGTGCTGGTGGCCAATCACAACTACGAGCGCTGGCTGGGCCGTGCCCTGGAGAGCTTGCTCGCGCAGACATATCCGCACTGGGAGGCCATCGTCTGCGACGACGGTTCCAGCGACGACTCACGGGCGATCATCGCCGCCTATGCAAGCCGGCATGCGCGCATTCGGCTCGTCACCCAGGCCAATGCGGGTATGGCATCGGCCTTAAACACAGCATTCGGCGGCGTGCGCGGCGAGCTCGTCGCACTGTTGGACTCCGATGACGAGTGGCTGCCTGGCCGTCTGCAAGCCGTCGTCGACCGCTTCTATGTCACTCAGCAGGTGGGGATGGTTACCCACCTGGTTCGCGCCGTCCATGCCGGCGGACAATTGCTGAAGCCTATCCACCCGCGGCGTCTCGATTCCGGCTGGCTTGCACCCTCGATCCTGTCCGGCCGCGAACCTGGCCTGCCGCCCTGTTCGGGCCTCACCTTCCATGCTGAAGTGGCGCGCCGCATCTTCCCCCTGCCTGTCCACTTCCGGCGCTGCGCCGACAAGATTGCCCAGGACCGCGCCGCCCTGCTGGCGCCCGTGTCCGCTATCCACTGGCCGCTTTCGCTCTACCGTATTCATGGCGCCAACCTGACCGGCCTCAGCGGCCCCTGCACGCTGGCCGCCCTGGAGAGCAACTTCGAGTTCCTCGAACAGCTCTGGGCCGATCGCCGTGCCTTTGTCCTGGCGCAGCATGGCTTCCTGCCGGATAGTGCGCCCTGGCGCGACATTGAGTCCGCCCATCTCCAATTGGCCCACCGGCTCTTCACCCGGGAACCCGGTGCGGCGGATTACCTCTCCGCCTTGCCTTCGTCAGTACAGCGTCAGGCCTGGCGGCTGCTGCTCGCCCTGCCGGCGCCTGCCGCGCAAGCAGCCCTGCGCTTGTGGTGGTCGGAAAACGCCGTTAAACGCGTCTTCCGCAACTCCTGGGATCTGCTCCGTCAACCCGCCTAA
- a CDS encoding porin, translating into MRNYGILCSLTLCLSTYAFAQDQGAQAPTTPPAAAPADAPPPTAWTYKGFSASGYVDVYYNQNENNPSSRFSQVQALNITANKFSLNSATASFSYDANPIGFRVDVGDGRTYDSFYLSEPKHTDWSRHLLNAYVTLKPKGWKGVTVDFGKFVTSAGAEVTESHLNWNYSRSLLFAFGPYYHTGLRVTVPVTPTWSVGGQAVTGWNLMRDNNSGKTYGFTSLNTLKKVVVANNYYTGPENNNTNKGWRNFYDLAVTVTATDKISAYYNLDIGNSKYAGGGSGTFWGMASAARFALTKHLAVSPRIEYYSDKDGFWTGTPQAFKEFTGTGEWKFNESFIARIEYRRDWSDQPFFQVGQIPGASKHQTMITAGFMMVLKPGMFSFSK; encoded by the coding sequence ATGCGTAACTACGGAATTCTCTGCTCACTGACTCTCTGCCTGAGCACCTATGCCTTCGCTCAAGACCAAGGCGCTCAAGCCCCGACAACGCCTCCGGCAGCGGCGCCGGCGGATGCACCACCGCCCACGGCGTGGACCTACAAGGGGTTCAGCGCAAGCGGTTATGTGGACGTTTACTACAACCAGAATGAGAACAACCCCTCCTCGCGCTTCTCGCAGGTTCAGGCGTTGAACATCACTGCGAACAAGTTCAGCTTGAACAGCGCGACAGCATCTTTCAGTTATGATGCGAATCCGATCGGATTCCGTGTGGATGTCGGCGACGGGCGGACGTACGATTCGTTCTACCTGAGCGAGCCAAAGCACACTGACTGGTCCCGGCACCTGCTGAATGCCTATGTCACCTTGAAGCCGAAGGGCTGGAAAGGCGTCACGGTGGACTTCGGAAAGTTCGTTACTTCGGCAGGCGCTGAGGTGACGGAGAGTCACCTGAATTGGAATTATTCGCGTTCGCTGCTGTTCGCGTTCGGCCCCTACTATCACACGGGCCTTCGGGTGACGGTGCCGGTGACACCGACGTGGTCGGTGGGCGGACAGGCCGTGACTGGCTGGAACCTGATGCGCGATAACAACTCGGGCAAGACGTACGGCTTTACCAGCCTAAATACCCTCAAGAAGGTGGTAGTTGCCAACAACTACTACACCGGGCCGGAGAACAACAACACGAACAAGGGTTGGCGGAATTTCTACGATCTGGCCGTGACGGTGACGGCGACGGACAAGATTTCGGCCTACTACAACCTGGACATCGGCAACAGCAAGTACGCAGGTGGCGGTTCGGGCACGTTCTGGGGCATGGCGTCGGCCGCGCGGTTTGCACTGACGAAGCACCTCGCTGTGTCGCCTCGCATTGAGTATTACAGCGACAAGGACGGTTTCTGGACGGGCACTCCGCAGGCGTTCAAGGAGTTCACTGGCACTGGGGAATGGAAGTTCAACGAGAGCTTTATCGCGAGGATCGAGTACCGCAGGGACTGGTCGGATCAACCGTTCTTCCAGGTGGGGCAGATCCCCGGGGCGTCGAAGCATCAGACGATGATCACGGCTGGATTCATGATGGTGCTGAAGCCGGGTATGTTCAGCTTCTCGAAGTAA
- a CDS encoding DUF7948 domain-containing protein: MRIGSCCSIVLCVLVCGFPVAAEPGSKGSSRSSLLPLAFEPEPHQVGGASGFVTRAGEQVIRVSGWELEINSGVKEPVRIQFAGARRTARPEALQPLPGKVNYLLGVDRAKWRTNVPTWQRVRYRDVYPGIDLEYYGNQRNVEYDLVLQPGADPKQLRIRVDGASSTRVSKSGDLLIGTEHGEMVQHRPVVYQEYGGARRPVKAEYRRVANHEYAFAVSDYDARRKLVIDPVVTFTASFGTSGATPVAVGRDAQGNAYLSGNTSSSSFPLTPGAYQTVSGFRLTGFVTKLNPGGDVMLYSTYVSGRIDGMAVDAAGHAYVTGRLQDRSAPGYAGCGPEPNGFVVKLGRRGDSAEYASCLPEMTPTAIALDETGAAYVAGSTTSPRLAVTPGAAQARSGNGATLGSDGFAGKLKADGQQFEYLTYLGGSADDAIQAIAVDKAGQAYVTGWTKSPDFPVAQARQWEPGGGVLMRSEDAAANWRRAESGLPVAPSLLVAHPNAAGVVLAVLQDPGDGIYRLYKTVDGGAAWFPYAPIPVQPAAVLFDTKDDSILYLVAAGTLYRTTNGGANWQPIRLPNSSADVSLTAGRQGSTLYFLALGTLWRSRDAGDTWSALNALGHGVNQVAVDAVNEQGLYVLGGDTLLKSADSGTTWAEVGKDARIAGSKLLVAAGNPSILYASGASTYLSEDGGKNWTLALNAGVSAIDSGDPHTAYQITSQGLYRIRFEGGAATSSLVLSGKIRSLQMDAGTSSRVYVSAPPAWDAFLTKINSDGSAWVYSTYFGGTGFDVGRSLAVDVDGNVTMVGSTNSTNLPTTESGPQRIFGGALSAWSEAGADLGAGAAPDAFVAQFDSSGQTLRFGTYLGGTLQEDGLGVTMDWQGTIYAMGTARSAEFPFSADSAKPRGEPGLAGSIAGTFLARIDGSEPAMDYRGYFENFASALAVDAADQVLLASLTRTFEQGQATSAEDLEFKIIRFGESLVRPQVATGGLVDPFTQRTGRAVPGSVQWLSGSHLASGTAEAAGTPLPLELLGTRVLIDGRPAPLLKVGPERIEFQVPYETPADTVVEIVVRTAEGDSLPAALRILKAAPNVRVDLETARAVATNEDGSVNGPEHPAAAGSVVTVSLTGVGPLENGPVTGEAAAGKARAVLPSSVRIGKKDGAVVYLGAAPGQVGVGQAEIRIPMLVSSEYPMVLTVGGVAGNRCLISVVAQ; encoded by the coding sequence ATGCGAATTGGGTCATGCTGCTCGATAGTGTTGTGCGTACTGGTGTGCGGATTCCCGGTTGCCGCTGAGCCGGGGTCGAAGGGTTCGTCCCGCTCTTCCCTCTTGCCGTTAGCGTTTGAGCCTGAGCCCCACCAGGTGGGCGGAGCCTCCGGATTCGTCACGCGCGCGGGTGAACAGGTGATTCGGGTTTCCGGTTGGGAGCTGGAGATCAATTCAGGGGTGAAGGAGCCCGTTCGCATCCAGTTTGCAGGCGCCCGGCGGACGGCACGGCCTGAAGCGCTGCAGCCTCTGCCCGGCAAAGTGAACTACCTGTTGGGGGTGGATCGAGCGAAGTGGCGCACGAATGTGCCCACCTGGCAACGCGTCCGTTATCGCGACGTGTATCCGGGCATCGATCTCGAATACTACGGAAACCAGCGAAACGTCGAGTACGATCTGGTGCTGCAGCCCGGGGCGGATCCGAAACAACTGCGGATTCGGGTTGATGGGGCTTCGTCGACGCGGGTGTCCAAATCAGGCGACCTGCTGATCGGGACAGAGCACGGCGAGATGGTCCAGCACCGTCCGGTGGTCTACCAGGAATATGGCGGAGCGAGAAGGCCGGTGAAGGCGGAGTACCGGCGTGTGGCCAACCACGAGTATGCATTTGCGGTGAGTGACTATGATGCGCGCCGGAAGCTGGTCATCGACCCCGTGGTGACCTTCACGGCGTCGTTCGGCACGTCGGGCGCGACGCCCGTGGCTGTGGGGCGGGATGCGCAGGGGAATGCGTATCTTTCAGGGAACACGAGCTCGAGCTCATTCCCGCTGACGCCCGGAGCCTACCAGACGGTTTCCGGTTTTCGACTCACCGGCTTCGTCACCAAGCTGAACCCGGGCGGGGATGTGATGCTGTATTCCACCTACGTGAGCGGGCGCATAGACGGGATGGCTGTGGATGCGGCCGGACACGCGTACGTGACGGGCAGGCTCCAGGATCGATCCGCGCCGGGCTATGCCGGCTGCGGCCCGGAGCCGAACGGATTCGTGGTGAAGTTGGGCCGGCGCGGGGATTCGGCGGAGTATGCGTCCTGTCTTCCGGAAATGACGCCCACCGCCATCGCGTTGGACGAAACAGGGGCCGCGTATGTGGCCGGCTCTACCACCTCGCCGCGACTGGCTGTGACGCCGGGTGCGGCGCAAGCGCGATCCGGGAATGGGGCGACCCTGGGGTCGGATGGATTTGCCGGGAAGCTGAAAGCGGACGGTCAGCAGTTCGAGTACCTGACGTATCTCGGCGGAAGTGCCGATGACGCGATCCAGGCCATTGCCGTCGACAAAGCCGGGCAAGCTTACGTGACAGGCTGGACCAAGTCGCCTGACTTTCCCGTGGCGCAGGCCCGGCAGTGGGAACCTGGCGGCGGGGTGTTGATGCGAAGCGAGGATGCCGCTGCCAACTGGCGGAGAGCGGAGAGCGGCTTGCCGGTGGCACCGTCGCTCCTGGTAGCTCACCCTAACGCGGCGGGTGTGGTGCTGGCGGTTCTCCAGGATCCCGGCGACGGAATCTACCGGTTGTATAAGACGGTGGATGGCGGTGCGGCCTGGTTTCCGTATGCGCCCATTCCGGTCCAGCCGGCGGCCGTTCTCTTCGACACCAAGGACGATTCCATCCTCTATCTGGTTGCCGCGGGCACACTCTACAGAACCACGAACGGCGGCGCGAACTGGCAGCCGATCCGGCTGCCGAACTCGAGTGCGGACGTGAGCCTGACAGCCGGCCGGCAGGGCTCTACTCTTTACTTCCTGGCGCTGGGTACGCTGTGGCGCAGCCGGGACGCCGGAGATACGTGGTCCGCCCTGAATGCCCTGGGGCATGGCGTGAATCAGGTGGCGGTGGATGCGGTGAACGAGCAGGGTTTGTACGTGCTTGGCGGCGACACTTTGCTCAAGAGCGCAGATAGCGGTACGACCTGGGCTGAGGTTGGCAAGGATGCGCGCATCGCGGGTTCAAAGCTGCTGGTTGCGGCCGGAAATCCATCGATCCTTTACGCGTCCGGCGCGTCGACTTACCTCAGTGAGGACGGCGGGAAGAACTGGACACTGGCGCTGAATGCCGGGGTTTCCGCCATCGACTCAGGGGATCCTCATACGGCGTACCAGATCACCTCGCAGGGCCTCTACCGGATCCGGTTCGAGGGGGGCGCGGCCACTTCGAGCCTTGTGCTGTCCGGCAAGATACGGTCGCTGCAAATGGACGCAGGCACTTCGTCCCGTGTGTATGTATCGGCGCCGCCCGCATGGGATGCGTTTCTGACCAAGATCAACTCTGACGGCTCGGCTTGGGTTTATTCCACCTATTTCGGAGGGACCGGGTTCGATGTGGGCCGGTCGCTGGCCGTGGATGTGGATGGGAACGTGACGATGGTTGGCTCGACAAACTCGACGAACCTGCCTACGACCGAATCCGGGCCGCAGAGAATTTTCGGCGGTGCTCTTTCTGCGTGGAGCGAGGCGGGCGCTGACCTTGGTGCGGGCGCGGCTCCGGATGCGTTCGTGGCGCAGTTTGACAGCTCAGGCCAGACTCTGCGGTTCGGCACGTATCTGGGTGGGACGCTGCAGGAGGACGGCCTGGGTGTCACGATGGACTGGCAAGGCACGATCTACGCGATGGGCACGGCGCGATCAGCGGAGTTCCCTTTCAGCGCGGATAGTGCAAAGCCACGCGGAGAGCCCGGACTGGCCGGGAGCATCGCCGGGACATTCCTGGCGCGTATCGACGGATCGGAACCAGCGATGGACTACCGCGGGTACTTCGAGAACTTTGCATCGGCTCTTGCCGTGGATGCGGCGGATCAGGTGCTGTTGGCCAGCTTGACACGGACCTTCGAACAGGGCCAGGCCACGTCCGCGGAGGACCTCGAGTTCAAGATCATTCGATTCGGAGAGAGCCTGGTGCGGCCCCAGGTGGCCACCGGCGGTCTGGTGGATCCATTTACGCAGCGGACAGGGCGAGCGGTGCCGGGCTCAGTGCAATGGCTTTCCGGATCGCATCTGGCGTCCGGTACGGCCGAGGCGGCCGGTACACCACTGCCGCTGGAACTGTTGGGAACCCGTGTGCTGATAGATGGGCGGCCGGCTCCGCTGCTGAAGGTGGGTCCGGAGAGGATCGAGTTCCAGGTGCCGTACGAGACGCCGGCGGACACGGTGGTCGAAATCGTAGTGCGCACTGCGGAGGGCGACAGCCTGCCGGCGGCGTTGCGGATCCTGAAAGCGGCGCCGAACGTCCGGGTGGATCTGGAGACGGCGCGCGCGGTGGCGACGAACGAGGACGGCAGCGTGAATGGGCCGGAACATCCCGCGGCGGCAGGGTCGGTTGTGACGGTGTCTCTGACGGGTGTGGGGCCGCTGGAGAATGGTCCGGTGACGGGTGAGGCGGCGGCGGGCAAAGCACGGGCTGTGTTGCCGTCCAGTGTGAGGATCGGCAAGAAGGATGGAGCGGTGGTGTACCTGGGCGCGGCTCCCGGGCAGGTGGGCGTGGGGCAGGCGGAGATCCGGATTCCGATGCTGGTTTCCAGCGAGTACCCGATGGTGTTGACGGTGGGCGGTGTGGCCGGCAACCGTTGTCTGATTTCGGTGGTGGCGCAATGA